In the genome of Penaeus monodon isolate SGIC_2016 unplaced genomic scaffold, NSTDA_Pmon_1 PmonScaffold_13417, whole genome shotgun sequence, the window AGGGGCTGCCCCTTTCCGGGACCGCCGAAGGACTGCCTGCCGAGGACCGCCGAAGGGGGCTGCCTGCCCCAGGACCACCCTGGAAGCCCGTCCGAGGGGGGGCGCCCGAAGGAGCTGCCTTTTTCCGAGGGGGCCCCCGAAGGAGCTTCCTGCCAGGGGCCGCCGAAGGGAAAATGGGCCCCGAGGGGACGCACCGGGAAGGGGGCTGCCCTTTTCCGAGGACACCCCGGGGGAGCTAACCCCTCCCCCGGGGGTATGCCGAGGACTGGCCCTCCGAGGACGCGCCCCAAGGGGGCGCTGCCGAAACACCCCGGGGGAAAGTGGCGTCCCCAGGGGGCGCCCCCCAAGGGGGCGCCTGCCGAGGGGCACCCGGGGGGAGCGCCGCCGAGGACCCCGAAGGACTCCCCCGCCGAGGACAAACCCCGGGGGCCCGTCCGAAATATGCCGCAGGAGCGCCCTGCCGGGGGCGCGCCGAAGGACTTGCCCGTCCGAGGGGCGCGCCGAAGGAATGCCTGCCCGGGGGGCGCCAAGggggctgcctgccgaggaccccGGGGAAGGACTCCCCTCCGAGGacgcccggggggaaaaaactgttTTCCCCCGGGGACCGCCAAAAGGAACTTGccgccaaggggggggggggggaaaaaaactgcccCCCGAGGAAACACCCGGGGGGGCCCGCCTCCGAGGAGGGGGCCCGAAGGGAACGGGGCCTCCAAGGACGGCCCGAAGAACTGCCCCCCCGGGGGACACCccgggggagtgggaggaggggggagctggCTCCGAGGACGCGCCAAAGGGAAACGGGGGCCGTCCGGGAGGGAGGGGCCCGCCGAAGGAACTGCCTTCCGAGGAcgcgcctttaaaaaaaaaattataaacgccCCGAAGGAGTTTGCCGCCGGGGGGACACCCTGGAGGACTGGGTCCGGGACCCCAAGGAGCTGCCTTCCGAGATAAGCGGGGGGACCCTGCCTCCGAAGGAGCGGGGGGAAACTCCCGGGTTTTAGCAAAAGACCTTTGGGGGGAACAGCGATGGTGCAGCAGTCTCAGAGAAGGCAGGCCCTAAAATTCTCCGGGGGAAATGCGGATAGGGAAAAGGGTGGTCCTGGGGGCCCATCACCTTTTAGAATGGGGGCCACGGAGCCTCGTTGCGGCATTTTGGGCTTGTGGTTCTCTGATGATATTCTCCACTGGGTGTGCCAGTTCCCCTGCGCCCATGGCGAACGtcacttccacttttttttttttttttttttttcccttttccgaggGGGTGCTTCTGTCCCATGTCaagctttcccctttttacccacACCCAAAATGGGCAGCAATTgctgctgtaaaaaaaaagtcaagtatCTTCATGAAGACAGAAACCAAAAACGGGAATACTAACTGTGAGGAGTTTGACAGAGGATTACTGGAATtgcgaaaacccccaaaaatttcttttggggTCGTTCTCCCTCAtttctgtttggtatgccccaAATCGTTTTCCTGTGTGCCTCCCACTGTAGTGTTATGAAGGAGTGGAACCAGGTGAAGACTGCGACGTCGGCTGCAGTGAAGCCCCCCTAAATGACACTCgtgcccacccctttttttcccaaagttgaAGTTTGGGGGCAATGGGGGCAATCCGGGGTCCCACACCCCATGCTTTTTTTATAAAGTTGGACTGGTaggggtattggcaaatctcggATTATCAAAAATCCAAGGCTTCCAGTGGCCAATACTATGGCGCAATCGACGTCTGCCCCtaacacagctcatgattggggcactcaaaaaatgatttttggaaGAACAACTATCGATGATGCCCTGGACTTCCGCCCCATCTTTCCCGTTTTACCCCGGGCGTTTTGGAAAAAAGCCTCAAATCAAAAAGTCCGTTCAAGCTCCCGCTATTGaactaaaaaggggggggggggagatgtgggggGGTTGTGAAATGAATGAGTGTGATATTATGttagttgtgagtgccatatttgATGCCGGCCATATACGGAAAAtatgtgggggggaaaaaatttttatcgcACTGTATTGtgaaattttatgattatattaatatatatactcccTTTTGTGTGGATATTTACACCTGTGAAAAAtgaagattatgtttttttttttatttgctgtgtAGCTATCGCCTCTGTAAAAAAGAGTGAGATTTTTTCTGTGCAATTTGTAGAGACAAATTGTATTTTCGTCTCTATTTGTCCCCCCCTCTGGGAGACACCCCCCGGGGGAGAATAGGCGGGGGGGGTCACCCGTActattaaagggaaaaatcccttttatttttttttcaaagggtgatctccaatgaacctctttagtttttttaaaattgggggtatTCTTCCCCTCAAGCcgtagaaaacacaaaaaaaacatatatacgaacaggGGACACGTGagtaaaaacatacaatatactttttaaattataataaatatatataataaataaatattttatattaattattatatttatatgtatatttttaagtatatatatataattatatataaaaatataatttttaacaaaattattattaattatataatatatattatttttataatatatcatctctctctctttttctctctttctctctctctcttctccttttctctctctcccctccctctctgctccccccctttttctctctctctctcctccttcttttttccccctctcctgactcccttcctctcctctctctctctcctctcccttttcttcctttcccccttccttttcccctcctccctcctctctcttctctcttctcctctcccctctcctttctcttctctctttttcttcctctctctatcattatattCCGTCTgggccctctctcccctctccttttcttccctctctttttctctcattatattcatctccctctctccctcttcctcatctctctctctctctctctctcttatatttttatatatatatatatttttatatatataatattattatatatatttaactacatattctaaatattatatatatattatattatttttatatattttaattatataaatttttttatatatatttaaaattacttttcatataaatataaatacatacatacatatatataatatatatatatttttattaaaatatattttttaaatatattatattataccaaaactccctcttctctccctttttctcctctcttcctctctctcctctttttcctctctttctccctccttctctctctctcctctctccttcttcccctctccctcgactctctcctctcacacacaacactctctctctgaAATCTAACGGACGTAGAAAAAAATCACTCCTTTAACCCTGTTTTGGCAGATCACGAATTGATAagcaacattttttaaatttaaaaaaaaacaaaaataaaaaaaaaaaaaccttattttaaaaaatttagatgcCTGAAGAACTACaatcgggggaaaaattttttcaattctaTCCTACCGAGGGGTCCTACACTTAACAAAAATTTGTAACgtgtttttaaatacaaaaacaaactctaaaggacgtttttttcctaaaaatgtaaaaaatatctgTGCCCCCCAAAATGTGACCAAGAAAAAATACCCAAGACCCCAGCTCCCCgggataagatgaaaaaaaataaaagtttcaaaAGACAGCCAAGACAcactgaagaaaaatattaaaagtgcAATCCCCTTTGCTCAACCCCCTAAGAGAGCAATACAAAGAGGCAAAGAAAGTGGGTGAGATCTctttaaatcaaaaaattttaaaaaaaaaaatactttttttaaaaatgaattttttaatgtaaaaaaaaaatggtattactgcttaaaatgggaaaaacccttaagaaaaatgatttttccggtcattttatataataaaaaaagactcccaaaaaagaaaaaccgaaaatTCAATGtcttctttttcaaaatattgGGGAAGCAcgtgtacgaaaaaaaaaaaaaaaaaagaggagaatcttaatgcaaatgaaaaaggggggggaaaaccttaaAAGgacttattttttataaaaaagcaaATGGCATATTTTTTGGCCGGGAACCTTTGGGGTTTTTGATATgtgatattttacaaaaaaaatcccccaaaacagaCAAATTCCTATGGCTCTGATGGCTTTCCCCGAGTTTTTAAAGGACTCGCTCCAATAATTGTCTTTTACTTAACGGTgataattaaaaaccccaaaaatttttaaccccaataCCTTCCccgatcttttttaaaaatttttttcatgttgttccTCTTTATAAAATAAAGATGCTGATTTATGTAAATTACTTACCCCCCAAAtccctctcccaatttttttttcaaagatattgaagaaaaaatttttgctaaaaaaagCTTATGTCTATTTGGACTTATAAGTTACTTCCGATGcacaaaaaatgggttttttggaggggcccccccaaaatgttttttaaaattacccctaaaaatttaaaaaaacaacaggaaaaaaattttcttttttaaaattacttatttAAAAATTCAAGGGGAAAattatcccccttttaaaaaatttttaaacttgaaTTCACCGAGGCCTTTTAATTGTCCAAAATCCATTAGAGTtggtattttcttaaaaaaatgttaattttgggtttccctttgggtctgttttggggttttcccttttgtgtgtgtgttttttgttcaaCAGTtagaacatatttttaaaaaaaatggttactcttgaatgaaaagaaaaaaacaaaatgctttATTTATTGGTTCTAgactaaaaatttcaaaatttacctGATGaaacactaaaattttttttaaaaaaaaaattccataaaacCCAAACACAGTTGTTAAAAACCTTGGACTTTTTTTATgtcaatatatactttttttaacgtTCATAAGATGAaatcttggaaaaaaataaaaaggaaaaaccccccctttaaacccttaaCCGAATAGCAGAttgttccgaaaaaaaaaaaacaacacgaatCGTGGTTTTTACAATCGTTTATTAAACTTATCAGGTACTGTTCGCGATTTGGGGAGGAAccctaaaaaatcaaattttgagtacgaactaaaaaaaatttcccctgctAAAGtcgttttgggggtttaaaaaaaagtatatctttttccccctgcttttaaaaaagtttgaaaGGCTGTGGGGATAAAAAAATCAATGCTTTATAcattgtaatttgttttttttaaaaaaaattgaacaatCGTTTCccgaatttttttatttgatgtttttttaacTATAAAGAGAGGTTAGAGGTTATgactaacaaaaataaatgatttatatgTCCCAAGAAAAATACTGTAAAAGGTGCGGGAAAAAATTGCAGTGGGAGGCCCCCAAATATTGGGAAGAAATTCCAAAGAGACTTAGGAACACAGGGGAtcccctttatattttaaaaacaaaattaaaaaaatctctttttacaACAAAatgaatcatttttattttcattattttattttttaatatgtaaaattattttatgtgactcaaaattttgtaatttttttgtctaattttagaaaaaatgtcccaacaatatattatttttaaagggtttttattgtttttttatgtattgaatgtttaaaatttatttgttttacttttaatgcaattccaaaaaaatttttctttttttttttttttttttttttttttttttccctttttccccccccttttttttttcccccttttttttttttttttttctttttatcccttttttttttcccccttttttttttttttttttccccccttttttttttttatttattatttttttttcctcccttttttttatattttttcttttttctttttttttttttttccccctttttttttttcttccccctttttttttctttttttttttctttttttttttttttttccccttttttttttcttctttttttctcttccctttttcctcccctttttctttttttttatatttatattctccttctcttttttccccctttccctttcttttttctccttttccctttttccccccctctttttccctctcctctttcttcttttccttctccccttttttcttttttcccttttccctcccccttttttctttcttttttttcccccctttctttctctctctcttttaccctttttctctttttctctcccttttttttttttattttcctttctttcccccttttttcccccccccctctctccttttcccttttttcttttctttctcctttttttcttctctccctttttctctcttctttttcttctcttttcctttctcttttcttcccttttctttctctctccttccccttcccccctttcctctctccatttacttctccccttttttccttctctcttttttcctttttttttttctttctctccttttcccccccatttttttttatttttttcctcttctttttcccttttccctttctctctccctcttctctcttttttttctcttttcttcccttcctttttcctttcccctaccccccttcctttcctctctcctttttcccctctctcctctctctctcccttcctccccttctcccctttttttaaaattctcttttttttgttctttccctttttcttttcccccctttttcccctctctctccttttttttttcttccttctttccccttcccttcttcccctctctctctcctcccttttctctttcctccccttcttccttttctcttttcccctttttcccttttcctttttcccccttttttcccttttttctcttctctccctttccttttttcttttcccctctcttctctccctctctcctctctttttctctcttttttcttttccttattccttctttcctcaatcttctttttttatccttttccctttttccccttttttttcccccctttttttttttattttttttttttttttttctttttttttttttttttttttcttttttttttttttaaaaccccctttcttttttttttttttttttctttttctccttttttcctttcaaaaatttttttttttttttttctcttcttttcttctccttctctttttctctctccccccttcttcctctctactttcttctcttttttatctttacttcttattctctttttttctcctctctctctcttctctctcccctctcctctcccttctcgttttcttttctcgttctatttaaccccccttttctcctcctccctttcttccctgctTATGTACTATTCGTCTCTTCTGTCCttactttgtttccttttcttttttctctgcctaTTATCTGTcatactctcttttctttctccttcccttttctcccttttttttctctttttgacagtctccctcttctctctctctccccttcatcctttcttctcctctctcctctcttttctctctcctctctctcctctctctctctctctctctctatctttttgtctgctctcctcttttccctcctcctttttgtgttaatggtatatattttatatattatatatattatatatatatatattataataatttatttatatatatataacattgtatataATAGCATGATAACAATACATTTGTTATTTGCtactctataataatatt includes:
- the LOC119569215 gene encoding proline-rich protein HaeIII subfamily 1-like; translation: MPRTGPPRTRPKGALPKHPGGKWRPQGAPPKGAPAEGHPGGAPPRTPKDSPAEDKPRGPVRNMPQERPAGGAPKDLPVRGARRRNACPGGAKGAACRGPRGRTPLRGRVCRRGDTLEDWVRDPKELPSEISGGTLPPKERGETPGF